From Pirellulales bacterium, the proteins below share one genomic window:
- a CDS encoding transglutaminase family protein, translating to MAIRVALHHQTRYDYDREVLLSPQIIRLRPAPHSRTPILSYSLHVEPDERFENWQQDPHGNFLARFVFPKPTHAFRITVDLIAELTVINPFDFFVESSADEFPFVYEPWLARELRPYLETEPVGPQLSTLLASIDRRRRNTVDFLVDLNQRLQEAIQYTIRLEPGVQTCEETLARASGSCRDSAWLLVQILRNLGLAARFVSGYLIQLVPDVKPLDGPAGAPQDFTDLHAWTEVYVPGAGWIGFDPTSGLLAGEGHIPLACTPEPASAAPITGAVEKCECEFHHTMSVSRVHEDPRVTKPYRDTEWATIEALGHAIDKRLEKHDVRLTMGGEPTFVSIDDMDGAEWNVAAVGPMKRKLSEQLIRRLQKLFAPNALLHFGQGKWYPGEPLPRWALACYWRADGQPVWEDAELIAREGEKYGHKAEDAAKFVHQLAEELNVEAGWAVPAYEDIWHYLAKERRLPNNVDPRDSKLESAEDRARLAQVFERGLGEAVGFVLPLERQWWQGKARWRSGPWPVRSDALFLLPGDSPIGLRLPLDSLPHVEAGDRRYFGPLDPTAPRASLPDYPGRARQPRLQPVDSAETAARRREQHKLRAATPDTTPTEVIRTALCVEPRDGTLHVFMPPVERLEDYLDLVGAIEATAKELETPVVVEGYPPPADYRLGNFKVTPDPGVIEVNTPPARDWDELVRITTSLYEEARQTRLGTEKFAYDGKHTGTGGGNHVVLGGPTPLDSPFLRRPDLLRSLIGYWNNHPALSYLFSGAFIGPTSQAPRVDEGRRDAIFELELAFAQVPEPKLASGFECPPWMVDRLFRNLLTDLTGNTHRAEFCIDKLYSPDSSSGRLGLVEFRAFEMPPHARMSLTQQLLLRALVARFWEEPYRARLVRWGTTLHDRYLLPYFVERDFGDVIEETRRAGFPLSAAWFAPHFEFRFPHIGTIVHDGVELELRQAIEPWYVLGEEPGAGGTARYVDSSVERLQVRVKGMTSTRHAIACNGRRVPLHPTGVEGEFVAAVRYRAWQPPSCLHPMIGIHTPLVFDIVDLWHERSLGGCTYHVAHPGGRNYTTSPVNAYEAESRRAARFFPTGHTGGHLSLADERPCPEYPLTLDLRRNPTA from the coding sequence ATGGCCATTCGTGTCGCGTTGCATCACCAGACTCGCTACGACTATGACCGCGAAGTTCTTCTTTCTCCTCAAATAATCCGTCTGCGACCGGCGCCGCACAGTCGCACACCGATCCTGAGCTACTCGCTACACGTCGAACCGGACGAGCGGTTCGAAAACTGGCAGCAAGATCCGCACGGCAATTTCCTGGCGCGGTTCGTCTTTCCCAAGCCGACGCATGCGTTTCGCATTACGGTCGATTTGATCGCCGAGTTGACGGTGATCAACCCGTTCGACTTCTTCGTCGAATCGTCGGCCGATGAGTTTCCGTTCGTTTACGAGCCCTGGCTCGCGCGCGAGCTGCGTCCTTATCTCGAGACGGAGCCGGTCGGTCCCCAGTTGTCCACGCTGCTCGCCTCGATCGATCGGCGGCGCCGCAACACGGTCGATTTTCTCGTCGACTTGAATCAACGGCTGCAAGAGGCGATCCAGTACACGATTCGCCTCGAGCCGGGCGTGCAGACTTGTGAAGAAACGCTCGCGCGCGCCTCGGGCTCGTGCCGCGACTCGGCCTGGCTGCTGGTGCAGATTCTGCGCAACCTGGGGCTCGCCGCGCGATTCGTGTCGGGCTACCTGATTCAACTCGTTCCCGACGTGAAGCCGCTCGATGGTCCCGCCGGCGCGCCGCAGGACTTCACCGATCTGCACGCCTGGACCGAGGTTTACGTGCCCGGCGCGGGCTGGATCGGCTTCGATCCCACGTCGGGCCTGTTGGCCGGCGAGGGTCATATCCCGCTGGCCTGCACGCCCGAGCCGGCGAGCGCCGCCCCGATCACCGGCGCGGTCGAGAAGTGCGAGTGCGAGTTTCATCACACGATGTCGGTCTCGCGAGTACACGAGGATCCGCGCGTTACGAAACCGTACCGCGACACGGAATGGGCCACGATCGAGGCGCTCGGGCACGCGATCGACAAACGTCTCGAGAAGCACGACGTGCGGCTCACCATGGGGGGGGAACCGACCTTCGTGTCGATCGACGACATGGACGGAGCCGAGTGGAACGTGGCGGCGGTGGGCCCGATGAAGCGCAAGCTGTCGGAGCAATTGATTCGCCGCCTGCAAAAGCTCTTCGCACCGAACGCGTTGTTGCACTTCGGTCAGGGGAAGTGGTATCCCGGCGAGCCGCTGCCGCGGTGGGCGCTGGCCTGTTATTGGCGTGCCGACGGACAGCCCGTATGGGAAGACGCCGAGCTCATTGCCCGCGAGGGAGAAAAGTACGGCCACAAGGCCGAGGACGCGGCCAAGTTCGTGCATCAACTGGCCGAAGAACTGAACGTCGAGGCGGGCTGGGCCGTGCCGGCATATGAGGATATCTGGCACTATCTCGCGAAAGAGCGGCGGCTGCCGAACAACGTCGATCCGCGCGACTCGAAGCTCGAAAGCGCCGAAGACCGCGCCCGCCTGGCGCAAGTGTTCGAGCGTGGACTGGGCGAGGCGGTGGGGTTCGTGCTGCCGCTCGAGCGTCAGTGGTGGCAGGGCAAGGCCCGCTGGCGCAGCGGACCGTGGCCGGTGCGCAGCGATGCTCTGTTTCTATTGCCGGGCGATTCGCCCATCGGGTTGCGTCTGCCGCTCGATTCGCTGCCGCACGTCGAGGCGGGAGACCGGCGATACTTCGGCCCGCTCGACCCCACGGCGCCACGTGCTTCGCTCCCCGATTACCCTGGACGCGCTCGGCAACCTCGCTTGCAGCCGGTCGATTCCGCGGAAACTGCCGCGCGGCGTCGCGAGCAGCACAAGCTCAGGGCGGCGACGCCCGATACCACGCCGACGGAAGTGATTCGCACGGCGCTCTGTGTCGAGCCGCGCGACGGCACGCTTCACGTGTTCATGCCGCCGGTCGAACGTCTGGAAGACTATCTCGATCTCGTGGGCGCGATCGAGGCGACTGCCAAGGAACTCGAGACACCGGTCGTGGTCGAGGGCTACCCGCCGCCGGCCGACTATCGCCTGGGGAACTTCAAGGTGACGCCCGATCCTGGGGTGATCGAAGTCAACACACCTCCCGCGCGCGATTGGGATGAGCTGGTGCGCATCACCACCTCGCTGTACGAGGAAGCGCGACAGACACGACTCGGCACCGAAAAGTTCGCCTACGACGGCAAGCATACGGGCACGGGTGGGGGCAACCACGTGGTGCTCGGCGGACCGACTCCGCTCGACAGCCCCTTCTTGCGCCGGCCCGACTTGCTGCGTAGCTTGATCGGCTACTGGAACAATCATCCGGCGCTTTCGTACCTGTTCTCCGGCGCGTTTATCGGACCGACGAGCCAGGCGCCGCGGGTCGACGAAGGTCGGCGCGATGCGATCTTCGAACTGGAGCTCGCCTTCGCGCAAGTGCCGGAGCCGAAGCTCGCCTCGGGCTTCGAGTGTCCGCCCTGGATGGTGGATCGCCTGTTCCGCAACCTGCTCACCGATCTGACGGGCAACACGCATCGCGCGGAGTTTTGCATCGACAAGCTCTACTCGCCCGACAGCTCGAGCGGGCGACTCGGGCTGGTCGAATTCCGCGCCTTCGAAATGCCGCCGCACGCGCGGATGAGCCTGACGCAGCAGCTTCTATTGCGGGCGCTGGTGGCGAGGTTCTGGGAAGAGCCGTATCGCGCCAGGCTCGTGCGTTGGGGCACAACGTTGCACGATCGCTACCTGTTGCCCTATTTTGTCGAACGAGACTTCGGCGACGTGATCGAAGAGACAAGACGGGCAGGATTTCCGCTTTCTGCGGCCTGGTTTGCCCCCCATTTTGAGTTCCGATTCCCTCACATTGGGACGATTGTGCATGACGGTGTTGAGCTAGAATTGAGACAAGCGATCGAGCCCTGGTACGTGCTGGGCGAAGAGCCTGGCGCCGGTGGCACGGCGCGCTATGTCGACTCGTCGGTCGAACGACTCCAAGTCAGGGTGAAGGGCATGACGTCCACGCGCCACGCGATCGCTTGCAATGGTCGGCGCGTGCCGCTGCACCCGACGGGAGTCGAGGGAGAGTTCGTGGCGGCCGTGCGCTATCGCGCCTGGCAACCGCCGAGCTGCCTGCACCCGATGATTGGCATTCACACGCCGCTCGTTTTCGACATCGTGGATCTGTGGCACGAGCGCAGCCTGGGGGGCTGCACCTACCACGTGGCACATCCCGGTGGCCGCAATTACACCACATCACCCGTCAACGCCTACGAGGCCGAGAGTCGCCGCGCCGCACGCTTTTTTCCCACGGGGCATACCGGGGGGCATCTCTCGCTCGCCGACGAACGTCCTTGTCCTGAGTATCCGTTGACGCTCGACCTACGCCGCAATCCCACCGCATGA